A genomic stretch from Spiroplasma endosymbiont of Clivina fossor includes:
- a CDS encoding helix-turn-helix domain-containing protein — protein MKFKKNNQISDKNFLRLTGIKHTTFNKMLEILKIEELKKRFRRGRTNKLSLENRILMTLEYWREYRTYFHIAKSYDISESSCYRNIKWIEDTLIKHPNFQQLTGQKSLLKDYFKDKTVIIDVTESQI, from the coding sequence ATGAAATTTAAAAAAAATAATCAAATAAGTGATAAAAATTTTTTAAGATTAACTGGTATTAAACATACTACTTTTAATAAAATGCTAGAAATTTTAAAAATAGAAGAATTAAAAAAGAGATTTCGTCGCGGAAGAACCAATAAATTATCATTAGAAAATCGTATTTTAATGACTTTAGAATATTGAAGAGAATATAGAACTTATTTTCATATTGCAAAAAGTTATGATATTAGTGAAAGTAGTTGTTATAGAAATATCAAATGAATTGAAGACACTTTAATAAAACACCCTAATTTTCAACAACTTACTGGTCAAAAATCACTATTAAAAGATTATTTCAAAGATAAGACTGTTATAATTGATGTAACTGAAAGCCAAATCTAA